The Acidobacteriota bacterium nucleotide sequence CACTTATCTTAACCGCCAGATCCACAGATAAGCAATGTCGACTGTCTCTATTTTGATTTTGGGCCGTTAAGAGCTATCCTCTGTCTCTATGTCTGCCCGCCCCCTCGACGACCTTCGCGTGCTCGAAATGGGCCAGCTCATGGCCGGACCCTTCGCCGGCACGGTCCTCGGCTACTTCGGAGCAGAGGTGATCAAGATCGAGCCGCCGGAGGGAGATCCGGTGCGGCGATTTCGGAAGATGGACGGCGACACGTCCCTCTGGTGGTCCACCCTGGGGCGCAACAAGAAGTGCATCACCCTGGACCTGCGGCGGGAAGAGGGCCGTGCGCTGGCGCGGCGGCTGGCCGGGGAGTGCGACGTGTTGATCGAGAACTTCCGCCCCGGGACTCTGGAGAAATGGGGCCTGGCGCCGGAGGTGCTGGAGGCCGACAACCCGAAATTGATCGTCGCCCGAGTCTCCGGTTTCGGGCAGACGGGCCCCTACGCCTCCCAGCCCGGCTATGCCTCGGTGTGCGAGGCCTTCGGTGGGCTGCGCTACGTCACTGGCAACCCCGGCGAGCCGCCGGTGCGCGCCAATCTCAGCCTGGGGGATTCCCTCTGCGGCCTGCATGCGGCTTTGGGGATTCTCCTCGCTCTGCTCCACCGCGAGCGCACCGGCGCCGGTCGGGGTCAGCGCATCGACGTGTCGATTTTCGAATCGGTCTACAACCTGATGGAGGCGGTGGTGCCGGAGTACGATCGCCTCGGCGAGGTGCGCCAGCCCTCCGGTTCGACCATCACCGGCGTCGTGCCCTCCAACACCTACCCCTGCGCCGATGGTCAGCAGGTGGTGATCGGCGCCAACGGCGAGTCCCTGTACCGCCGGTTGATGGCGGCGGCGGGGCGCGAAGATCTGGGCAACGATCCGCGTTTGGCGTCGAACGAGGGCCGGGTCGAGCACCAAGAAGAAATCGACCGGGCGATCGCCGCCTGGACGAGCACCCTCACCCGTGAGCAGGTGCTCCACCTCCTCGAGGTGGCGAAAGTGCCGGCTGGCCCGATCTACTCCGTCGCCGACATGGCGACAGATCCCCACTACCGGGCGCGCGGGCTCTTCGAGAAGGTGGAGTGGGGCGGCAGGGCGCTCGAAATTCCGGCGATGATGCCAAAGCTTGAAGACACCCCGGGCCGCACCGAATGGCCCGGCCCGACCATCGGCGCGCACACCCGCGAAGTGCTGACCGGCCTGTTGAAGCTGACCGACGAGGAACTGGCCGACCTCGAGGGCCGCGCCGTCATCTGACGCCGCAGCCCTCGCTTCGAGACTCTTCCTACTTCCCCTGCACGATCGGCTTGAAGGCCGACCAGTTCCGCCACATCAAGAATGCCCACAGCAGAAACGTCACGGCGGCGAGGGCGATGTTGGCGGGGTCGAGGAACAGGTGAAAGAGGACGATGTTGACGACGATCGGGCCGAGCACCGTCAAGCCGAGCGGCAGCCGACCGATCAACAGCAGGAGACCGCCGATGATCTCCAAGACCTTCACCACCGCCAGGTAGCCGGAAGCGATCATCAGGCCCAAGAACTGGGCGCCGTCCGGTGCCGCCTCCGGTGGCGGTAGGAAACCCACGAAGCCGTTCACGCCGAACACCACGAAGATCGCTGCCAGCAGGAAGCGGGCCATCTTGTCCATCACACCCATGTCGTTCCTCCCTTTGGGCGGCCCGCCGGGTTCTTACTGCGGACCGCCTAGGTCAACAGGTCTTCCACCGCGGCGCGCTCTTCACGCAATTCGGCGTCCGTCGCCTCCATCTTGCCGCGCTGGAAAGCATCGAGTTCCAAGTCTTGAACGATCTCCCAGTCCCCGTTCTTGCAGACACAGGGGAAGGAGTACACCACCCCTTCGGCGATACCGTAGCTGCCGTCCGACGGTACGGCCATACTCACCCAGTCGCCCTCCGGTGAGCCGAGAGCCCAGGTGCGCATGTGATCGATGGCGGCGGAAGCGGCGGAAGCGGCGGACGACGCGCCGCGCGCCTTGATGATCGCCGCGCCGCGCTGCTGCACGGTGGGGATGAACGTCTCCGTGTACCAGTCGCCATCGATCTGGAGCGTCGCCGGTTCCTCGCGGATCAGGGTGTTGGCGATGTCCGGAAACTGGGTCGCGGAGTGGTTGCCCCAGATGGTCATCCGGCGGATCTCCGTCGAGTGGGCGCCGGTCCTCTCGGCCAGCTGGCTGATCGCCCGATTGTGGTCCAGTCGGGTCATGGCGGTGAATTGGCGGCGGTCCAGGCGGGCCGCGTTCGAGGCGGCGATCAGGGCGTTGGTGTTGGCCGGGTTGCCGACCACCAGCACCCGCACGTCCTGCGAGGCATGGCCACTCAGCGACTGCCCCTGCGGCGCGAAGATCTGGCCGTTCGCTCCCAGCAGATCCTTGCGTTCCATGCCGGCGCCGCGCGGTCGCGCTCCCACCAGCAGAGCGTAGTCGGCGTTCGCGAAGCCTTCGTCGAGGTGATCCGTGGCGATCACCTCGTGGAGCAGCGGGAAAGCGCAGTCGTTCAACTCCATCACCACGCCCCGCAGCGCGTCCATGGCGGGCGGAATCTCGATCAACTGCAGGCAGATCGGCTGGTCCGGTCCGAGCATGTCGCCGGCGGCGATGCGGAAGGCGAGGGCGTATCCAATATTGCCCGCGGCGCCGGTGATGGCGACGCGCACCGGGCGCTGATTCGGTTGGGAGTTTGCGTGATCGGGAACTGGTTGTGAACCGGTCATAGGAGGGATCTTCTCGCTAGAAAGTTTGCATGTCGTCGGAGCCAGTCGCGGCCTGGAGGCCGCGGATAACGTAGAGTGCTCGCATCACCCGAGAGCTTACCGCGACTCGCCGCGGCTGGAACCACCCCGCCGGAAGACACGCACGATGAGCGGAACGCCCACCGCCAGCAGCAACACCGCCCAGGTGGTCACCGGCGAGGGTAACAGCCGCTCCAGCCAGCCGAAGTAGTGGACGAACCTGGTGAGCCCGAGGCTCATCAGCACCGCTCCGAGGGCGGCATGAGTGGAGGTTGGGGGGGAGAGTGGTTCTTCGGCTAGAGCCCATCTTGGTGAACCGTCGAAGAAGCGAGAGTCCGAAGGAATAGAATCGCCGAACCATGACGAAAAACTGGAGAGTTTGGATTCAGAACGTAGTCGCCTGTTCTCTGATCTTGCCCATTGCAGTTTGCCACTCCCCAACGGCTTGCGCGGATGAGACGCGGCCTAGGTCCGTAGCGTCGCCCAGCCTTGCCCGGTGCGTCAGCCAGTTTCGAAATGCGCCGGGTGCCCGAAAGTCGTCTCGGTGCTTTGCCTTCGCGAATTCTTTGACTGCCAAGAAGGTCGAAGCCATGGAGCAGCTTCTCGGCGAGTTTCCCGACCAACCCTGGCTCTACTTCTATCTCGCATTTCTCGAATGGGGTTCGGATTCCCCCCAAGTTCCTGAACGCTATGCCAAGGCTGCCCGGCTTTTTCACGAGCGGGGCGAGCTCGGGAACGAGATCCTTGCTCGTCGGGGACGAGCGGGTTTCTTGCTCAAGACAGGTGAGCTTGAGAAGGCTGGAAATGAGATCCGTCTTATGAAGCAGGAGGTTGAAGCCTCTCTAGATCTCTTGCTTCATGCTTGGGTCAAGGTAGTCGAGGCCGATCACCTGACGCTCGAAGGCCATCTGGATGCAGCGCTCACCCTCTTGAGCGAAGCAGAGGCTCAGGCACTGGAGGCCGAGGGCTCCCCTTATGAGCTCAAACGAGTGTGGCTCCATTTAGCTTTCAGCGCTACCTATTCACTCGGGCGCTACGACGCCGCCGAAGCGCTACTCCTGGAGCTAAAGGAATTGGCCAAGAGAGGTCAAGCGTCTCATCAGGCAAGAGTGGCGCTCTTCGAAACTGCATTCGAGCTCGCCGCCCACCTGCCGACGCCATCCCATCGTGAATCGGCACGACAGAAAGCGAAGCGCTCTCTTCGCATGGCGAAGGAGTCTGAGCAAATGGCTCTCGTCGGTCGAAGTCTGGCCTTCCTGGGGCAGCTCGAAGAGCCCGCTGTCGGCCGTTTGTTGCTCCACGAGTGCTTGAATCTTCCAGTCCATCAGGAGGAAGGTTTTAGGCAGTTTCCCGATTGCCTCCGGGCCCTTGCCGAACTGGAGGCCCGAGCTGGAAACTTGGGGCAGGCCGAGGTCCATCTGGCTGAAGCAGACCGGCTTGTGGAGGAGTTTGAGGACGGTTGGACCACCTTTGGAGTCGAGCTCGCAAGGGCTCGGATCCGCTGGCTGGAGGGCGACGTCGAAGCGGGCCGCGCCGAAGGGCTGAAAATCATCGAGGGAATCGAAGAGCTACGCTTGGCGCAGGACTCTTCCGCCGGGCGCATGGGGGTTCTGGCGGCGCGTTGGGAGCCCTACCTGTGGCTCGCCGGAGAGCTCCTCGCCGCGCACCCCGAGCCTCTCCGGCCGGACCTGGAGCTGGCCTTCGATCTCGTCGAACGCCAACGGGCGCAAACCCTTCAGGAATCGTTGGCGGCGCGCCTCGGTGACCTCTACGCCCACACCTCCAACCGGAAACCTACGCTGGCGTTGATCGAAGAGACCCTCGATGAAGAGACCGCCCTCCTGTCGTTCCAACTCTCTCTCGAGCAGGGGCATTTCGGCGAGTCGCTCGGTGGCTCCTGGGTCCTCGTGGTTACTCGAGAAGGAACTCGAGCGATCCCCTTGGCAGACCGCCTCGAGCTCGAGCCTTTGGTCGAAAGCCTGGTGGATCTCGGCGACCCGTCCCAGGCTGAGGAGCTGTTGATGCGGCTCTATGACCTTGTTCTCGCGGAAGCTCTTGAAGCCTTGCCTGAAGGGGTCGAGGAGCTCGTCCTGATACCGGACGGAGTGCTCCATCGCCTTCCATTCGAAATCCTACGACCGGTTTCTGGAGCGGAGGCCTCCGTGGGAAACCGGTTCCGCATCTCGTATCAGCCTTCGGCCGGCCTCTGGCTGGGCTGGAAATCCCAACCGAGGAACGTGGAGGCAACAAACCCAGTGCTGGTCTTCGCGGACCCCGAGCTGCCAGCGAGAGGGTCCGAACGGGATCCGGCGATCTTGAGCGGAGACCCGCGCTGCGAAGGCCTTCCGCCGTTAGCCGCCGCGCGCGAGGAGGGTCGAAACGTCCTGGAGCGCCTGGGAGAAACCGGGCATCTACTACAGGGAGAAGAGGCATCCGAAACGGCCCTCAAAGCCGAATCCCTCGGCCGCTACTCTATACTCCATTTCGCGGCACACGCCTGCACCTTGCCGAACCAACCCGACCAGTCCGCGATTCTACTGACCCCGGGAGCTGAGAGGGAGGATGGGCGTTTGACTTCGGCGGACATCCTCGATCTCCAACGGGTTCCCCCAATGGTGGTTCTGGCGGCCTGCCGAACCGCCGACGGCAAGCTGGTGCGCGGTGAGGGAGTCATCAGTCTGGTCCGCGCCTTCTTCGCAGCGGGGGCGCGGGTGGTGGTGGCCAGCCAGAACGACCTTCCCGATCGCGAAACCTCCCGCGCCGTTGACTCCTTTTACGGCTACCTGAGCGAGGGCTCGAGCGTGGGGGAGGCCCTCCATCGTGTACGGCGGAAAAGCATTCAGGCCGGCGCACCCGCCTCCGTGTGGGGATCCCTACGGGTGATGGGTGACGCGGAGTGGATTCCCTTCCCATGGGGCCTTCGCGAGCCCGAGCCATCGCCGAGCCTTCCGGCCTATGTACCGCAGGTCGCCGTCGCCTCCCTCGGCCTTCTCGTTTTGAGCCTCATGGGGTCTTCGTATGTCCGCCGCTCTCGCCGACGGGAATGAGAGGATCACGCGATGCTTCAGGTGGTGTTGAACCAGAACGTACGAAGCGAGCCGTGAAGGTCTTCTCACCCAGCAACTTCTCGTCGAGACCCCCTCCACTCTTCGCCGCCACCCGCCACAAGATGCGGGCTCCGGACGGCACCTCCCGTAGGTCGTCCTCGGTGAGGCGGTAGGTCGTCTCTCCGCTCTTTGCCGCTGGCACATCTGTCACCTCCTTCACCAGGCCGCTCGCTTCCGCCGTCGTCCAGCTCACCTGGAGATTAAAGCGCTCGGCCTTATCCATGCCTTGCCAGCGGAGTACCGCTTCGTCCGAAGTCAGAACCGAGTCCGCTCCGAGAGTGGAGGTCAGCTCGGAAGGTCCTCGCACCCGGTCGGGTTTGGTGAACGTCGGGATCAGCAGCATCGCTACAACAACGAACGACAGAGCGGCTGCCACCAGAGAAAGGGATGGAAACGAAGTTTCAGGTTCGGCGGCGAGATCTCCGGGGCCTACCGGCATACTGACCGCGGCCGCTTTGTCTTCAGATTGAAGACTCATCCCTTCCGCCTTCGAGCGAGCGCCGAGGTTTAGAGCGAGCCCCCAGGCTCGGGTGCAGGCGGGGCACTGGGAGGCGTGGTCCACGATTCCGCGCATCTCATCCCTGGGTAGCTCCAGAGCCGCGGCCCGCCGAATGGAATCAGCATCGGGGCAATCCGAGAGAGAGGGTGCATCCGGCTCCGCCTCGAAGAGCATCGCCCGAAGCTCGTCGTCCGTCCAGGGCGAAGAGCTCATCGTCCCACTCCTTTCCTTTCAAGACAGCGTTTCAAGTCATTTCTGCCGCGATAAATGAGATTCTCAGCCCGGCGCCGATCCCAGCCGTGAATTCTGGCTACTTCTTTTGCGCGATACTCCATGAGGAAAAGCCAGACCGCGCGCCGCCGATCCTGGTTGTCCATCGAGCGCAAGCAATCATAGATCAGACCTTTTGAAGCCCTCCAGCGTGCTTCCACCTCAGGGTTCCCTTGATCTATTGGGCTGTTGTCGAAGTCGGCCTCGTCCGTTGGCGGGAACTCTCGGCTTCTCCTGCGAAGCAGCTCCGCCGCGCGATGACAAGCCGTCTTGTATGCATAGGCTGAAGGGTTCCGAACCTCGGAACCTTTGCGCTCAAGGACCTTCATCGTAGCCAGAAGCGCCTCGTGGACTACATCCTCTACATCTTGAGGACACAGAGACGGGTAGCGCGCCCTGACCCCACGGGTCAACGACGCTCTGAGCTCTTCGTAGTAGCGGTCTTCCATGCGGCTCTACCCCTTGTTGCAAGATCCACCCAGCAAGCGGTGCCGATAATACTATCTTTCCTGCGGCCTCACTTACGTGAGTACTTTCGAGTCCCAAATCATCTTTAGGGAGAGACAACGCTCAGCGGCTGTTGCTGAGCCTTGTACTCATAGATCCAATTTGGAGGGATGTAATGCACACAACGGAAATGGGAGGTACGTGTCGTCGAACTCGGCCCAGGGGGCCCAAATGGTTTCTTGGCGCTTCTGGACTTGCTCTAGCCGTAGCAATCCTGAGTCCTTTGAGCCTGAGTGCGGGATGTATCGGAGATTCGTCTTACACGGCGAAACACTTCGAACTGATGCTTGTTCCCACAGGCCCTGATCAGGATCCGAATGTCTCGCGAGTCCAGGTGGTGCCCAAATGCGAGGACGCCGTCAAAGGGGTCTACTATTGGTCCCACTTGGAACCGGAAGGAGCGGAATCGATTCAGCCGGTTCAGGGCGAATATTTTGCAGAAGTGCCCCTTAGCTCCGGTCTTAGGGACATAGTGTTCCAAGTGGTTTGTGAGGGGTTCGACCGACCGTTCGAAGATTGCTTTGAAATCTGTCGAGGAGAAGCGACACGCGCTAGGCCGAAAGGGCAAGTCCTACCATCTGAGGCCGAGGCTGAAGATAGTCCTCGACCGTCACTTCAACCACCAGAAGTTGTGACCGTAAGCAATGGTCCTCCTAAGCTTCATGCAATCAAGCTCTATGGAGAGGTGAGGTACGCCAAAGGAAATTCTGGTCTGTTGGATGGCGGCGTGGGTGCGGAAGTTGACCTGCGGCTTGCAAGGAACTGGATCTTGTCACTGGGGCTGAACCGCACGGAGGAACCGGATACCTCCTCAGAGGAGCAATCTGCAGATGTCGAGTCGTTCGTGGCCAGTTCGAGTTCTGGTGGAGGCAATCGACCCTCCGTTGTCCAAGATCCCCGAGAGGTGAGGGTCATTGACTTGAGAGCGGGTTATCAGATCGGAAGTCATAGGAAGGCGCGAGCCAATTTTTCCCTGGGTCCATGCTTCATTGATTCAGATGATGAGGATGGATTGGGGGCCGTGGGAGGCTTAC carries:
- a CDS encoding CaiB/BaiF CoA-transferase family protein, producing the protein MSARPLDDLRVLEMGQLMAGPFAGTVLGYFGAEVIKIEPPEGDPVRRFRKMDGDTSLWWSTLGRNKKCITLDLRREEGRALARRLAGECDVLIENFRPGTLEKWGLAPEVLEADNPKLIVARVSGFGQTGPYASQPGYASVCEAFGGLRYVTGNPGEPPVRANLSLGDSLCGLHAALGILLALLHRERTGAGRGQRIDVSIFESVYNLMEAVVPEYDRLGEVRQPSGSTITGVVPSNTYPCADGQQVVIGANGESLYRRLMAAAGREDLGNDPRLASNEGRVEHQEEIDRAIAAWTSTLTREQVLHLLEVAKVPAGPIYSVADMATDPHYRARGLFEKVEWGGRALEIPAMMPKLEDTPGRTEWPGPTIGAHTREVLTGLLKLTDEELADLEGRAVI
- a CDS encoding malate dehydrogenase produces the protein MTGSQPVPDHANSQPNQRPVRVAITGAAGNIGYALAFRIAAGDMLGPDQPICLQLIEIPPAMDALRGVVMELNDCAFPLLHEVIATDHLDEGFANADYALLVGARPRGAGMERKDLLGANGQIFAPQGQSLSGHASQDVRVLVVGNPANTNALIAASNAARLDRRQFTAMTRLDHNRAISQLAERTGAHSTEIRRMTIWGNHSATQFPDIANTLIREEPATLQIDGDWYTETFIPTVQQRGAAIIKARGASSAASAASAAIDHMRTWALGSPEGDWVSMAVPSDGSYGIAEGVVYSFPCVCKNGDWEIVQDLELDAFQRGKMEATDAELREERAAVEDLLT
- a CDS encoding CHAT domain-containing protein yields the protein MALVGRSLAFLGQLEEPAVGRLLLHECLNLPVHQEEGFRQFPDCLRALAELEARAGNLGQAEVHLAEADRLVEEFEDGWTTFGVELARARIRWLEGDVEAGRAEGLKIIEGIEELRLAQDSSAGRMGVLAARWEPYLWLAGELLAAHPEPLRPDLELAFDLVERQRAQTLQESLAARLGDLYAHTSNRKPTLALIEETLDEETALLSFQLSLEQGHFGESLGGSWVLVVTREGTRAIPLADRLELEPLVESLVDLGDPSQAEELLMRLYDLVLAEALEALPEGVEELVLIPDGVLHRLPFEILRPVSGAEASVGNRFRISYQPSAGLWLGWKSQPRNVEATNPVLVFADPELPARGSERDPAILSGDPRCEGLPPLAAAREEGRNVLERLGETGHLLQGEEASETALKAESLGRYSILHFAAHACTLPNQPDQSAILLTPGAEREDGRLTSADILDLQRVPPMVVLAACRTADGKLVRGEGVISLVRAFFAAGARVVVASQNDLPDRETSRAVDSFYGYLSEGSSVGEALHRVRRKSIQAGAPASVWGSLRVMGDAEWIPFPWGLREPEPSPSLPAYVPQVAVASLGLLVLSLMGSSYVRRSRRRE
- a CDS encoding sigma-70 family RNA polymerase sigma factor, with protein sequence MEDRYYEELRASLTRGVRARYPSLCPQDVEDVVHEALLATMKVLERKGSEVRNPSAYAYKTACHRAAELLRRRSREFPPTDEADFDNSPIDQGNPEVEARWRASKGLIYDCLRSMDNQDRRRAVWLFLMEYRAKEVARIHGWDRRRAENLIYRGRNDLKRCLERKGVGR